CAGCCTCATATGCTCCATCTGCATTATAGTGGTTCAGATTGGCTATGAAAAGGAGCTGCTTCGGATGATCAACAGTTTCCTGCGGCTTTTTCGACGTGTTCGTCGTTTGTCGTCCTTGAAAAGGATTGGATTTGGCGGCAAACGGGAGTTCTTCCTGCTCACTATCAAATTCATCTGCTTGGTCTACGAACTGTACTGTGAGTTGTGCCAACTGGGCAATCTACACACTTTGCTACGGTTGTCCACAATGATGTTGGATATAATCCTGGAAATTGGCTCTCTGATGATTATACACATTGGATTCTTTGGATACCTCAGCGTAGCCGCTCTGTATTCCGAGTTAAATAGATTCGTGCGTGTTGAGTTAAGACGACAACTAAGATCCTTGGAGCGTCCTGGCGGAGGTCCTGTAAGTCGAAGGCAACTTAGGATCGTTGAAAATCGCCTGGATGAGTGTATATCAGTTTACGACGAAATCGAACGAGTGGGCCGATCATTTCATCGCCTCTTTGAATTTCCTGTTCTTATAATTCTGATTGTAAAGATATTTGCCACTACTGTTTTATCCTACGAGGTGATCATTCGAGCCGAGTTGTATCCCAGTAAGGCCGGTATGTGGGGTCTGGTGGTGAAAAGTTTTGCGGATGTTATACTCCTCACCTTGGCGGTTCACGAGGCGGTCAGTAGTTCCCGAGTGGTTCGGCGTTTGAGTTTGGAGAACTGTCCCATTAGCGATCACAAGGAGTGGCATGTCAAGGTGAGTAATCTTTTATTATTATGATAATAATACTATGATATACCTTTCAGTGGGAAATGTTCCTGAGTCGCCTGAACTTCTTTGAATTTCGGGTAAGACCCTTGGGATTGTTTGAGGTCTCCAACGAAGTAATTCTGCTATTTATATCCAGTATGATCACATATTTTACCTATGTGGTTCAGTACGGTATTCAAACCAATCTATTGTGAAATGTGTCCAAAACATATATATTAATTTGAATTGCGATTCTTTACTGTTTTAACCTATGTACTATATATCATTTATCAATAATACTCGCTTCTAAACAATTGTTTCCTTGTCATTAGCTAAATTGAAAACCAAATCCAGATAGGGGTCAAAAAGAACTGGGAGTGACGTGCTGCTCAACCAACCGGCAAACTAATTACTTAATGGATAAATAAAGTATATGGATATATGGATGGATACATGGCTTTGCCACTTGAGGTCTGTTAGTTATGCCGGGAATACAGAGCTGTCTAAACGTTTCCAGGATTTCTGGATTGCTGCTTCGAAGTTTCTTTCTCTATGGTACTGCTTTTGGAGTGATTACCTTTCGAGTCGAGAGAAAGGGTTCCCGTCTGGTGGCCATCAATAGTCGGGGTTACCTTTGGATCTGCCTGGTTATCCGACTTTTGACCTGTGGATTTTTTGGCAATAGTTACGATATATGGGCTGCCCAATATGCCGATTTCTATCTTCGGGCTTTCTTCGCCCTTCGATGGTTCGGGTGTCTGATCTGCAGTGCAATTATCCTGGTGCTGCAATTTTGGTTCGGCGAAAAGCTACTTATATTGGTCAACCGATTTCTAGAGCTCTTTCGGCGAATGCGAAATCTTACACAATGTCATAAAAATGGTTTCGGTGACAAGAATGAGTTTGCTTTGATGACCGTAAAAGTTATATCCTTAGTTTTTGTATTCATGCCCTTTCGGTTTAAGCTCTCACCCTGGGTCCTGTTCACTTCATTTTGCAATATGTACACCTCCATTGGCActggaatgattatgcatCTGTGTTTCGTTGGCTACCTCAGCATTGGTGTCCTTTACAAGGACTTGAATAATTATGTGGAATGTCAGTTGAAGCCACAATTGAGTTCTCTGAATGAAGACGACATTGGATTAAATCAACAGCCCACTTGTGAGGCCATCTCAAATTTGAACAAGTGCTTACGGCTTTATGAGGAAATTCATCAGGTGTCTCGGAGATTCCAGCGGCTTTTCAATCTGCCACTTTTCCTCACTTTGGCACAATTTCTCTTTGCCATGGCCATGATTTCCTATCACGTCATTCTGCGGAGAAAGTACATCTTCAACCTGTGGGGTTTGGTTGTAGTATTACTCATCGATGTGGTGCTGCTTACTATGTCTGTACATTCAGCTGTTAGTGGTTCTCGATTGGTAAAGCGTTTGAGCCTCGAGAATTTCTATGTGACTGAGAGCAAGGGTCACCATCAAAAGGTAATAAcatgtttattattatttctaaGTCTTTCAGACTAATTTAAGATAGACTCAAGTACATACCACACTAAAAATGTGGAAGAGTTGTGTTTtacatttgttaaaaaaaatatatgaatacagaaatgtaatttttaatataaaacctATAACATTGCATGAATAACTTTGAAAATAGTTGAGTCAAGAAATAATGTGATTTCATTAAGAAAAAGAGTTgctaaaatcaaattttaaaattattattttgatttcgaattttattattatttacctttAAGGTATATAAACATATCAATCCCATACACCAATTCATATATTTTCCCTCCTTTCAGCTGGAGCTTTTCCTGGGCCGCCTTCATCACCAGAAGTTGCAGGTGTGTCCTCTGGGCCTTTTCGAGGTCTCCAACGAGCTGACCCTGTTCTTTCTCTCGGCAATGGTCACCTATGTGACCTTTCTGGTACAGTACGACATGCAGTCGCAGCAAATGTGATTCAGCGTCACGCATTGGTTGCGGTATTACACCCTCCCAAAACCTCGCGATACACGATACACCTGCTTGAGGCCATACGGTACAGCCCAGCCCACCTGTCCTGCGGTTGCacgcaaataaaataatgaataaaGAACGGAATTTAACAGCAAACCCAAGCTGAAATCGGCAGTTGCAGGACCCAATTCCCAATTTCCGCCTAACCGTTTGTTCCGCTGCAACTTTTCCCATGAAACTTGGTCGCTGCATTAATTAAACATTCATGCTGACGTCAAGCAGAAAATTTATGCGGCACTTTGGAGATGGGGGAACTGAGAGGGGAATATCAGCGGACAGTTCACGCTAAAAGGCGCATAAAAACAAGGCCGAGGCCGTCGCTCTAATTAGCATAGGTTAGGGTACAAAGCCGGTCcttaaaaaaagaagagaaaCCCATAAAGGTGCACTTGCCACTGCACTTGTTCTTTGGACAGTCAGgttcactaaaaaaaaaacagacaaAGGGCCGGCGAACGGCGGCgataataaaaaatcaaattgcCCCAAGAGCAGAGACCCAAGATGAGATGAACACTATTATCTCGGTAGTGAAACTGGGTCCGGAATAATGACACGATCGGttctgctcctgctcctgctgagATTTTGCTCTTTTAACTGGAATTCTGGGGTGCACTATATACCCTTTACCTTACAGGGTTTGCTGGAATAATAGAGACATCTTAATAttcatattaaaatataaaaatttaagcaaaaatttaaaaaatggtgaaatatttttttttcatttcatttaaaacattatttatAAGGGTAGTTTTTATTAAAGAACTTGTTCTATCTTGGCTAGTTTAAATAtctttcttgaaaaataatatattgcTTATGAAATCAAAAAGGTAGTTATATGGGTATTCCCAGTCGaaagatataatatttaatttttatagattatattttaagtacTATCATATGGACAATTATTATTCAAAATCTAAATCTTGCTCTTGTCTGTTTTAAATAACTTTCTTCAAAAATACTATATTGCTGATGACATTAAAAAGTTAGGTATATGGGTATCTCCCAGTCGAAAAACGACAACCCAAAATATGGCTTGACTTTAGTTCCCTCCTCCATTTTTTTGCGTGTTGTGTAAACGGCAAGATAATCATAAAACATAGCATTGCTCAAATAATTGTACTTCATAAGAGACATAACCGAGAGATGGAGAAAGGGGAGTGGAGGTGGGTCGGGTGGTATGAGACCGAGCCAAGTTATAGTCAGTTTTCCCATGATTGTTCTGCTGCCTGGGTAATTATGGGTCACTTTTTTACGGAAtctctctctatctctctccTTTCATTCCGCAATTATCATACTTACCTGCAACTATGTGCCAGCCAAAGCTAAAGGCATAAAGCCGGAATCAAGAGAGACGGAAAAAAGAATTAATGATGCTTTCAACATTTCACTAGACAAAAGAAACAGCCTGGGCCCGAACTTGGGAGCTTGAGTGCCTGAGTGCAGGTAGCGGTGCTTGCTTTTGGCCAACAACCCATACCCCATACCCATACCCACAGCCATTCTGGCCAAAAAGTACAGCTACGAGAACGGATGAAACGAAGGAAATCTCATCATCATTACGATGATTATGCCGATGAAAGCCTCGATTTCAATCAAGAGTTCAAGAATCAGAGCGGCAACCGGTAGCAACTTGGAAATCAGCAGGGAACGAAGACCCATTAGCCCTAAAAGCTTTTGGGGCCCCCGGAAACCCATTGAGAATTGCTAAAATGTAACTGCTGGTCAGTTGATTGCTATAATTCCGCTCAAATTGAGTGGAGAAAACAGAAAACACCCGATAAAGCTAACAAACCGATCGACAATGGGCGTAATTAGTTCTAATTTATTTATGGCTCAATTAGGCAAAGGGCGTCGAGTTGGCAGCTTGATGATATAAGCCTTTTTTGCTTGATGATATAACAGCTTGAGGTAGCCGCAGGCCTGTTATCTAATCTGATCTACATGGGACTACATCTGGTCATGAATGTTTCAACGGAAGAACAGTCATGgcaggcaaaaaaaaaagattctaATTTTTGGGTTCCAGAATGTGAACAATAACTCGTGCTAAGAACCGTTGCGCAATCATGCAATAGATTTATTGTTGGGTTTTTCTAGTTAAGATGATTTAAGAgattgtaaaatatttaatttacagcaggtaatttaatttaaaattataaatatttttgaatattcgTAACTGTCTTGTtggcattttttttaatattattatttcatatCTTAGATCTGTTTTTGATTTATCAACTTAAGAATTCGAATTAACAACATCCAAGACAATAATGAGCTGTGAAAGTCTATCGTATCTTATCAAAGTTTTTTTGGAATTTATCACACCaatttgttgttgattttcatAGTTGCTATGACTAGGCAGCTAGGAAGCCAATTACTGGGCTTCCACATCAATCAATTTAGGTCATATTCAATCAAGGTGCCGTCACGAAGTGCATTGGAATTTTCCATCTTCAGAATGCGCAGCTAAAATTGACTTTATTGCGTTTCGAACTGGAAAAGCACGTAGATCGCCATCGACCCCCATCCATCCCCTTTTTCAGGCCCCATTGGGTTGTCAATTTTATTCAtggagctaattaaaaatggcacATTAATGCAATTGCTGCCCAACCTTTTCTAGACGCGTTGCCATCTAAGTACACACACACAACTTTTATATTTGCTTATAAAGGTGGGTCATTATGAATATCGCAAACATATGGCATAAGTAAGTATACCATTTTACTTAGTGGACATTTTAGGATATAGTATGATATATCAAACAAGTTGTAGTAGCTAATGGGATTTTAATTGTCAAGTATCATACTTATCTTCACCATCTTTGATATTTCTCACTtttaattcttaaaaattattgGGCCACACATACATATATCCTAAATTTATTAGTTGGATCTATAAAAATTCCATTTCATATAATACTTTTAAATAGTAAACGTTGTCATAAATTCTTTTTAACTCATTTTTAAATGGATAGCTTAAAAAATAGGGTTCCTATTTGCCAGTAAAATATTGCCTAGAATTATGCATAGGTTTTCACTATATCGACCCACCCTAATCTACCCAAGTATAtaccttgtttatttgtatgtgAATATTCGTATTTATATGCAGAAACCAAGTGAAGACAAAACGATTCGCAGGCGACTGTAAAAGTTCGAGGCCCCAAAGAAATTGGCACGAGCTGAGCACACGTCCCGAGTTGGGAGTTGGAGTTGGGAATGGAGTCGGAGGAGATTGGGTCTTGGGATGGGTATGGGGATGGGGGCATAGCCCGAGATCTGGTTGGGTTGGGGTACAGTTTCTGGCTCAGCATTTTACGAGCACACATATGGCGAATCCGAATCCGCAGCCAAGAATCGCGAGTGGCGGAATTGCGAAGGGGAACCCGTTTTGTGGGCTGTTTTGGGGGCGCGTAGGCGCTCGACACACGCCCAGTTGGAAGTTGGATGCTGGATGCTGGATGCTGGAAGAGCGCGTGTGCAACGTGCCAACATCTGGAGACGGATCCAGTTTGTAGACACATCCACAGCTACAGTCCCAGAACACAGAACCCACAACACAGGCAAAATCTATAGCTAAAGCTCTGCACAGTAGCCACGGGCCAGGTTGGATTGGGATCGGACCTGGGCGCAAGATAATCGATGTATACTAATTATTTGCTTTGGCTGCAACTGTTTGTCATGCTCCGCTCAGTGGCTGTACATCTGTGCATCAGAGCCGAGTGCCGAAGTGCCGCAGAGCCGCAGTGCCGGtacagcaaaaacaaaaagcccCATCTGAAAGGCCCCACAACTTCGTCCGATCCGTCCGACGGTAGCCAACACCCCAAAGAAAACAGCGAGAGCGGACCCAATGGATCCACACTGAAAGAAATATAATACATGGTCTAATCTGATAGAAAAAGGGTTATATAGTTTCTAAGGTGTTCCTATTAcatactttaaaatataatatatatggtCTCATCTAGcagacaaatatatatatggttTCTAAGGTGTTCCCATTACATACTTAAAAAGATCTGCATCGCAAAAATGAAACTAAGTCtgtttaatttactttatgTTCATTCCTCTTTTAAAGACAACTGACAAATGATTCCCATTTAAATGACAATTAGCCTTGTTCTCGATTTTTAATCGTATAAAACTACATGTGTCTTTGAAAGTGTTCATGCACGATGCAAATAAATCGTTTGAAGGCGAATTGAGAACAAGGTTGTCTATGCTGCAAGCTTGTTAAACCGGTGAATGTTGTCCTACAATGtattattcaaatatttattattcagATATTCATTGGATGTCATTTTGTAAgcaatcaaaaaaaatttatagaaAGTTTACTAGATAGATAGAAAGTTTACTTACAGGATTACCTAGGTAAGTTAATCTttactaattttatttataggGAACTTCTAGGAATTTCTTGGACTCCTTAAACAGAACAATAAAGTTTCTTTCTAGAAGAATTCCAAATTTTGAATAGagatcaatatattttttaatcttaCAGTGGGAAAAAGATGACCAAGAAATGATATCTTATCTGAAAAGCCTTGAATCCGACTAAATCACAGTTGGATGGTTCTAAATTGAAATTTCTTACAGTGTACGAACTCGGACAGACGCACAGATATGAGTTCTCCAGTGCCACTGCCCCTGTGCGAGTTGAGGCTGAGCAAATATATCGCCGTCAGCTAAAATAATGGTCAtcgacagcagcagcagcagcaacaggagTTGTTGTCTTGGGCAAGGTTGCGGatgattttgagttttggAATGGGAATGGTTCTGGGTTTCGGTATGGATATTGGTATAGGGTATAGCCACAGGTGTGGGGCGAGCAGGGGGACAGACAACTCTGCACGGTAGTCAAGTTTAGACACCTTAAGTACACAGGAAAGCGTCATTTATGCGCTCGTTTTCAAAAACGACAAGCACTAGGCGTGGCAAAAAGGGGGCCCTTCGAAGGAAAAGGGGGTTTCCCGGGGGGCCTGGGGATGCTGCCCCATGTTGGCTGCGCGATTAATTACACGGCCTGCAGATCAGTTTAAAGCCCAGCCAAATTATAGATATCCGCAGCTGCAACAGATTGCTGCCGTTGCACTGCAACAAGGTCAAATCCGACTAGCCGGCTGGAGTGACTAATGCTGCATGTTGCTCATTGCATGTTGCATGTTGCTCTGCCACAGATCGATTTCAATCAACACTCCCCCCGGCGGGCAGCACCAGCAGCTTTTGCCTTtcaaacacaaacaacaaaaagTACAGTCCACAAAgatcaacaacaacagcgacggcggcagcagcaacatctccagcagcaacagcaacagcaacatcagcacggcagcaacatcagcggGGCAGAGCGAGAGGGGGCGATGTACGTCAAGTTTTCGTTTGGCTTTGGCCAGCTTTTTGATTTGGCCGAGACGTGTGGCAAGCCCAGGTCTCAAAACTGGTTTGTGATTTCAGATTTGGgagctgcaaaaaaaaataaaaaagttcaaCAACTGCCTGGCGAGCAGCGCTGCTGCAGATGTTGTTGATCTcgtgctgttgttgctgctgctgccgtgttgttgctgctgcggtgctgttgctgcggtgttgttgctgctgctgctgctgtgttGTTGCTCTCGACTCAATGCAAAGACAAGTAGCCGAGAGACAACGACAAACGAGCGAACGTTGCGTAAATTACACGAAAGAATAAGAGAAACACGAAGCTTAAAAAATCACTAAACAACGGCAACAAATGGGAAAgcacactgaaaaaaataccaacaaaattaggcattaataattttaaagttttctAAACGTTTTTGAAGTTGtaccaaaatattaaatcaatcaaaccaaaaaccaaccaaatatattatatatttaaaaatagacGACAAGTTGCAACTAAATTTTCTTGAGatttacattttaagaaagcatttaaaattttaaaaatgtatttaaaaatgttatgtaATGTTAGTTTTTCAGTTCcaaataatttcgatttattttaatttaaaaaaaaatttttttttatttaaatggaaATGTCTATTTGAAGAGGTCTCTGATATTGGCAAGCCTTTTCCTCTCTGCAGGAATAAAAAAGCCACTAAATAACATCagcaaaaagtaaaaataaaacactgtAACAAGCGAAACCCACAAGTCAATATTCTTTTACGATCGACTGTAGTCGACCTCAATTAATAAATGGCCAAGTTTGCCGACATCTCGCTTACTCTTTTTCATTCGCCCCGTCTCTGTCTCTAAATGgttttccctctctttctcttgACTATGCTTTTTCTAACACTCTTGTGTGGATTCCATTTGCCATAAAGTGCGTAAATTTTGTAGGAAAGTGGGTCAGACACACACCGAATTTCGAATTTCGGTTCATCGAACACACAAAAAAGCCCCTCGATCACCACCCCTTCcatctcctttttttttttcaaccatCACAAGTGACGCAGTGTATCGCAAATACGCCACCGATCGAGTGTAGGGTATTACGGATTTTGGGTACTCCCTGCCGCGGGGAGTTTATTTGAACTGTGTCGCAACGTTTGCAACTGCGGTTAATGCAACCGATAGATAAGATAGCGAAACTCTGATGTCCCAGCGGGTTCTTGACCTCATTCAATGTTCCCCTTTTGTAATATTCAAATTGTACGTCGTAATAATGATGTAGTAATAAAGATAAATACTTGAGTGGGGGTTTGATAATGAAATAATGCTTTCAGCCCATAgataacgtaaacaaaaggaAACAAAAGAACAAGCCATTTTCTATCAATACATGAAGAAAAATCCGTACAACTGGATAAATGGATAATAAGAAAGCTATGatacttattttttaaagaatgtTAATATTcttatattaataatattttttttctgtcagatttgtttattaaatattaatatacaCAGTTTTAATAACACAAACAGTTGTAGAGTATCAgcataacaataataataatacgcAATTGAACAGATGTTGACCTAGTTAAGTAACTTTTCTAGGGAAAATTTAAGAACTATAAATCTTAGAGTTACAAGACCCCTTATATGTAATGTATATGTAATTTCCTACCAAAAAATCCCAGACCAGTTTAATGTTTACCTTGTGATTTGCGTAGGGCATCCACGAATTCGTGGAACTTATTTCTCGACGGTTAAGCAACTTGCTGTTGGTTGGCTTTGTAGGTTTTTAGGCCAAAAACGGGTATTTGGCATTTGCTGTTTTTGGTGTGTGTACGTACGATCTCTCAAAAGCGTAGTACGGGGCCAGTGGGGGTCACTCCCCCGCAACTCTGTCCCGATATCTCTATCTGCGAGATACGAACAACACCACCTACAGATGTTTTTCTTTCGCGATCGTATTCTTTGGGTATTGTTGTGCCTGCTCGCGTATCTGTCGCCCACTTAATTTACTATGCATTCTGATCGTATGTAGTCTCGAGCGCAGTAACAACAGGCCCCCACAATCAGGGAACTTATCGTACTCGTTCTGGGCTCGGTAAAAGTGGCAATGTCTAGACTCCACGGCTTGCTCCACAAACGAAGTTCAAACAACATTCGGGCACGCTTGTTTGCCGATCTCCCCATTTAACGCATATCTGCCCCCTTCCCGATTCCTAGTGTTATGACAAATGAAGTTGTTATTTTGTTTATGTCACGTTTATGGACACACGATCTCTTTCTATTGCCCCCCACTCACGATCACGTTTCGTTTTGATTGCGATTGTGGTTTCTATTTTGTTTCAGCCGATCCGTAAGTGAAAGTATGTGGAACATGACGTAGCTGCTGCTCCCCGCATGTTTGGCTTCTGCGGCGGCTTCTGTGGATCTACAAAGGTCAAAGTGTTTGCCGCCGTATTTGCTCAGCAGCCCACTTGATAAGACCCCCAAAGGCAACCCACGGAGTTTCATTCAATAGAATGATGGATGATATCACTTTTGTTACCTATTATTACCACAGTTCATTTGAATAAAGTTACAGAAAAAATGGTGATGCagataaacatatttttgaaCATTGTTTTAGGGCTAATTACTTATGTATCTAAAGGATAATCAAAGATGTTAaacatcaatatttttttaatacattcCCTTAGTTCTGATTATTATCAGGTGCATGTATAATAATGCATGGAAATATGAAGTTAAAGACCCTAAAACTTGAAATTTCTAAGAAAATTCTATAAATCTAGGATATAATAATCACATAGGATGAAACGTTTTTGGTTTGGAATAACCCTCTATTGAGTTTTTTTTCGGGTGTAAATATAGACAATCTAATGTAATAATACCACACCCAAAATATCTTAGAAATGATATATTataagatatttaaaaaatataatgatataATCTAGGACAATTTAAGAGGTATCTGTTAGTTCCAACTATCTCTTTGTGTAAAAGCAATGAGCTTTAACTGCGTCGCTAGTTACATGTGTACAAATGCTCAAAGACAAAAAGTGGGCGGAGGGGCAATTGGGTGGTACATGCAACGCGACTCTTTGGCGGCGGCATCTTTCAAGTGGCGGCGGCATCCCGGCAATGCCGCAGCTCCAGCTCCCAGCTGGGTATCCAAAGTGCCGGGCCAAAGTGGGGCTCCCATTCCCATAACCTAACCATTCTCGACTCAATCGCAGTGCCGGTGCCAGAGCTTCCGAACTAATTACATTGCAAAATACCTGAAATGTTGCGAACGGCAGGAAATCAGCGAAACGGGAACGCTGCTCAGTTTTCTGGAATGGGTTCTCTGCTCTGGGTTCCTGAGTGGGTTTTAGTGGATCCGGTGATCAGATCGTAGCCCCTGACCGGCCGGAAATATGCATGGCTTGGCCAGAGCTTTTGGCCAGCTCTGTGGCTCCAAATG
This region of Drosophila subpulchrella strain 33 F10 #4 breed RU33 unplaced genomic scaffold, RU_Dsub_v1.1 Primary Assembly Seq354, whole genome shotgun sequence genomic DNA includes:
- the LOC119560422 gene encoding putative gustatory receptor 93c; the protein is MIKRLRKVSLPAVSAAILSCSYHYGRVLGVICFDIGKRTSDQSLVGRNRNRLKWYCLSLRLISATSVLCFCAPHVADIEDLYIWILQFLRLSASLICSICIIVVQIGYEKELLRMINSFLRLFRRVRRLSSLKRIGFGGKREFFLLTIKFICLVYELYCELCQLGNLHTLLRLSTMMLDIILEIGSLMIIHIGFFGYLSVAALYSELNRFVRVELRRQLRSLERPGGGPVSRRQLRIVENRLDECISVYDEIERVGRSFHRLFEFPVLIILIVKIFATTVLSYEVIIRAELYPSKAGMWGLVVKSFADVILLTLAVHEAVSSSRVVRRLSLENCPISDHKEWHVKWEMFLSRLNFFEFRVRPLGLFEVSNEVILLFISSMITYFTYVVQYGIQTNLL
- the LOC119560424 gene encoding putative gustatory receptor 93b encodes the protein LVMPGIQSCLNVSRISGLLLRSFFLYGTAFGVITFRVERKGSRLVAINSRGYLWICLVIRLLTCGFFGNSYDIWAAQYADFYLRAFFALRWFGCLICSAIILVLQFWFGEKLLILVNRFLELFRRMRNLTQCHKNGFGDKNEFALMTVKVISLVFVFMPFRFKLSPWVLFTSFCNMYTSIGTGMIMHLCFVGYLSIGVLYKDLNNYVECQLKPQLSSLNEDDIGLNQQPTCEAISNLNKCLRLYEEIHQVSRRFQRLFNLPLFLTLAQFLFAMAMISYHVILRRKYIFNLWGLVVVLLIDVVLLTMSVHSAVSGSRLVKRLSLENFYVTESKGHHQKLELFLGRLHHQKLQVCPLGLFEVSNELTLFFLSAMVTYVTFLVQYDMQSQQM